In the genome of Leptospira tipperaryensis, one region contains:
- a CDS encoding FecR family protein — protein sequence MEASGMEREEKIKEILLEGKQNELSPSVEWLGKGLSSSWVEYSPKQSDFESLYTRAQTSNVVSFSNFTKNKIVISLSAAAIFLMAITLGYYSILKNNSPPTVEKGGVEISQVEGEAYLTSSDPKDKILLKPGVRIQEGQRVVTAPSAFLNLKVADGIAVRVLGDSQVSFRKIDLSTHYKIGIDLEKGELLAHIHKNLKKEEFTVRSETVSAEVRGTSFSFQNLPGEGTKIQVLEGRVAVSARAESQKTAPEGEQVLEPNQTIFANQKGFVRSRLKDSEKDLLNSEFEKLPIESVPRDKNKAYSSKQELLTEFQRMERVVLVDGKTIEGVIVDMDEKAMYVQTLEKEITIPRESVSEVIQVH from the coding sequence TTGGAAGCATCGGGAATGGAAAGGGAAGAGAAGATAAAAGAAATTCTGCTGGAAGGCAAGCAGAACGAACTTAGTCCTTCTGTAGAATGGCTCGGCAAAGGTTTGAGCAGTTCTTGGGTTGAATATTCGCCCAAACAGTCGGATTTTGAGTCGCTCTATACCCGTGCTCAAACCTCGAATGTTGTTTCTTTCTCCAATTTTACAAAAAACAAAATCGTTATATCCCTTTCTGCCGCTGCCATATTTTTAATGGCGATCACATTAGGATATTATTCTATCCTTAAAAACAATTCCCCGCCGACCGTCGAAAAGGGCGGAGTTGAAATCTCACAAGTCGAAGGGGAAGCGTATCTGACTTCCTCCGATCCGAAGGACAAAATTCTTCTCAAACCGGGAGTTCGGATCCAAGAGGGACAGAGGGTAGTCACCGCCCCGAGCGCGTTCTTAAATCTCAAAGTCGCCGACGGAATCGCGGTTCGTGTTCTTGGAGATTCCCAAGTGTCCTTTCGAAAAATCGATCTTTCAACTCATTACAAAATTGGAATCGACCTGGAAAAAGGCGAACTTCTTGCCCATATTCATAAGAATTTAAAGAAAGAAGAATTTACAGTTCGTTCGGAAACCGTCAGCGCGGAAGTCCGTGGAACCAGTTTTAGCTTTCAAAACCTTCCAGGAGAAGGAACCAAAATTCAAGTTTTAGAAGGCCGTGTTGCCGTCAGCGCCCGAGCGGAATCTCAAAAAACCGCGCCGGAAGGCGAGCAGGTTTTAGAGCCGAATCAAACAATCTTTGCAAACCAAAAGGGCTTTGTTCGAAGCCGTCTGAAAGATTCCGAAAAAGATCTACTCAATAGCGAATTTGAGAAACTGCCGATCGAGAGCGTTCCTCGCGACAAGAACAAGGCCTATTCCAGCAAACAAGAACTCCTAACGGAGTTTCAGAGAATGGAAAGAGTCGTTCTCGTGGACGGAAAGACGATCGAAGGCGTCATCGTGGACATGGACGAAAAAGCGATGTATGTTCAAACTCTGGAAAAGGAAATTACCATTCCTCGAGAGTCCGTATCCGAAGTGATTCAAGTCCACTAA
- a CDS encoding DUF1564 domain-containing protein, with product MKRPVMEVTGTVFCMGNILIAPVQKVEDRLAVDGKTNVETFLIPEEYWNRLNAGERIFLRKKIPVLMRKYGKYLLSIRRINPEVGKTMYQKNQGPLIRINVRMDFGTWAILSSYANAHGVSRCFLVNYMLWLEDIGVGESISKTLNVGTPSFHDFYCNILTLDLRSNRISREFIFDPNPIYAKDRIQYY from the coding sequence TTGAAGCGCCCCGTAATGGAAGTCACTGGAACCGTCTTCTGTATGGGAAACATATTGATTGCTCCGGTTCAAAAAGTTGAAGATCGTCTCGCCGTCGATGGAAAGACAAACGTGGAAACCTTTCTGATTCCGGAAGAATATTGGAATCGATTGAACGCCGGCGAGAGAATTTTTCTGAGAAAGAAAATCCCGGTTTTGATGAGGAAATACGGAAAGTATCTTCTTTCGATACGAAGAATCAATCCGGAAGTCGGTAAAACGATGTATCAAAAAAATCAAGGGCCTTTGATCCGAATCAATGTAAGAATGGACTTTGGAACCTGGGCGATCTTGAGTTCTTACGCGAACGCTCACGGAGTTTCCCGGTGTTTTCTCGTAAACTATATGCTTTGGTTAGAAGACATTGGAGTTGGAGAATCTATCAGTAAAACTTTAAATGTGGGAACTCCCTCATTTCACGACTTTTACTGCAATATTCTGACCCTCGATCTGAGATCGAATCGAATTTCGAGAGAATTTATCTTCGATCCGAACCCGATCTACGCAAAAGATCGTATCCAGTATTACTAA
- a CDS encoding TIGR04454 family lipoprotein, which produces MKKVLMITLSAVAVLSLTVMCGGPKHSAEECAPIVEEMLTNLTAGQKADDTANIATMKATLVPVLQKECMSGKFDLTCLKSAKSIPAIQACKK; this is translated from the coding sequence ATGAAAAAAGTTCTCATGATTACCCTAAGCGCAGTAGCGGTTCTATCTCTGACTGTTATGTGCGGTGGACCAAAACATTCTGCGGAAGAATGTGCTCCTATCGTTGAAGAAATGTTAACGAATCTGACTGCCGGACAAAAAGCAGACGATACCGCAAACATCGCAACTATGAAAGCGACATTAGTTCCTGTTTTACAAAAAGAATGTATGTCTGGAAAATTTGATCTGACTTGTCTCAAGTCCGCGAAAAGCATTCCCGCAATTCAGGCTTGTAAGAAATAA
- a CDS encoding RNA polymerase sigma factor, with product MDALYREYSGKIFDFLYKYSSGNPEVAMDLMQDTFLNFFRKYSDSDLDKEQAIRLLYTIARNRSINHSRKFSTVKESGNSEMQDFQEKKLSFVRKAELKDLEERLLVCLDELEEDERYALILRFMEDYNLSTIAEIMDISVSTASRLIVKATAKVTEIAEKKNLKP from the coding sequence ATGGATGCTCTCTATCGAGAGTACAGTGGAAAGATTTTTGATTTCCTCTATAAATATTCCTCCGGGAATCCTGAAGTAGCGATGGACTTAATGCAGGATACATTCCTGAATTTTTTCAGGAAGTATTCGGATTCGGATCTGGATAAGGAACAAGCGATTCGCTTGCTCTACACGATTGCGCGAAACCGTTCCATCAATCATTCGCGGAAATTCTCGACCGTAAAGGAAAGTGGAAATTCCGAAATGCAGGACTTTCAGGAAAAGAAACTTTCCTTCGTTAGAAAAGCCGAACTCAAAGATCTGGAAGAACGTCTTCTGGTTTGTTTGGATGAACTAGAAGAAGACGAGAGGTATGCTTTGATCCTTCGCTTTATGGAAGACTACAATTTGTCTACCATCGCTGAGATTATGGACATTTCAGTTTCAACCGCTTCTCGCTTGATCGTAAAAGCGACCGCGAAAGTGACTGAGATCGCTGAAAAAAAGAATTTGAAGCCCTGA
- a CDS encoding DUF547 domain-containing protein: protein MHRRNHSIYFFFVVFLISFFFAGSLSAFDHTHSKFSNELKKYVQNGLVDYASWKTNRSALDSYLQTLSAVEEKEYSSFSNSEKLSFLINAYNAFTIRLILDHYPLKSIKDIGGLFSGPWKIEFFTLFGTKKNLDWIEHEKLRKDFQEPRIHFAINCASKGCPPILNESYQAARIEEQLSSVAKKFLSDSKYNRYDSSAKILYLSKIFQWFQTDFTRKSGNLVSFFNANSGLSSVPASAEIQHLDYDWNLNQRK from the coding sequence ATGCACAGACGAAATCATTCGATTTATTTTTTCTTCGTTGTCTTTCTCATCTCGTTCTTCTTTGCGGGATCCTTATCGGCTTTTGATCACACTCATTCCAAGTTTTCAAACGAACTCAAAAAATACGTTCAAAACGGCCTGGTCGATTACGCATCCTGGAAGACAAATCGTTCCGCTTTGGATTCTTATCTTCAAACCCTGAGCGCGGTGGAAGAAAAAGAATATTCTTCCTTTTCCAACTCGGAGAAGTTGAGTTTTCTTATCAACGCGTATAACGCGTTTACGATTCGATTGATCCTCGACCATTATCCTCTCAAAAGTATCAAAGATATCGGCGGACTTTTTTCCGGACCCTGGAAAATTGAATTTTTTACTCTTTTTGGAACTAAGAAGAATCTGGATTGGATCGAACACGAGAAGCTCCGAAAAGATTTTCAGGAACCGAGAATCCACTTCGCGATCAACTGCGCGTCCAAAGGATGTCCCCCGATTTTAAACGAATCTTATCAAGCGGCGAGAATCGAAGAACAACTGAGTTCCGTTGCTAAAAAATTTCTCTCCGATTCTAAATACAATCGATACGATTCTTCCGCAAAAATTCTTTATCTTTCCAAAATCTTCCAATGGTTTCAGACGGACTTCACTCGTAAAAGTGGGAACCTAGTTTCCTTCTTCAACGCAAATTCCGGACTTTCGTCGGTTCCGGCCTCCGCGGAGATCCAACATCTGGATTACGATTGGAATCTGAATCAGAGGAAATAA
- a CDS encoding glycoside hydrolase family 5 protein, giving the protein MEELFVKNGHFAGKDGTIYQLRGVNLSGSAKVPSKPDGTTHFDQTLTFYNHRNVSFVGRPLEESQAAEHFDRLRKWGFNFLRFIITWEAIEHKGPGKYDTEYIDYIERMVALAGQKGLYLFIDPHQDVWSRFTGGDGAPGWTLEELGMDIGKIRDSETAIVHHHQGRNYRRMSWPLNYQKYACGTMFSLFFGGKEFAPDTKIGGKNVQDFLQDHYIDSVLKIVRKLKKYKHVVGFDSMNEPSPGWIGKKNLGEFEAFGFGKVIKTPPFKEMYLSEGRAVSAEQAYMLGFWSLPWGKVRLNAGGVPLWKRGHQCIWRNHGVWDYDPNGAPMLLKPEYFYKKNGRKYEFYSDFMQPFIKKFKERVQKVESRFHIFIESDPSKLELEWKETPKKNHGSVVNATHWYDVSVLMLKRYFPWFGVHVFKAKPVFGSENIDKAYEETIRMIRDMSERNMGNCPTVIGETGLPMDLNQRIAYLKKDYGVLEKALDRIMKAIEKNFVNLALWNYTPDHTHSLGDRWNEEDLSIYSLDTPAAYDEDGGRAVKAFSRPYPVRTKGLPVALSFDMERSLFKFSFRQEGDLFPETEIFIPDIHYKNGFEVLVNAGSYQYDARARTLKFKGEKGILHYGITILPSKKSLFREQDRTKVVPNTQKRKIR; this is encoded by the coding sequence GAAAGCCAGGCCGCCGAACACTTTGATCGTCTTCGAAAATGGGGATTCAATTTTCTACGATTCATCATCACTTGGGAAGCGATCGAACACAAGGGCCCCGGAAAATACGATACGGAATACATTGACTACATAGAAAGAATGGTCGCTCTCGCGGGACAAAAAGGACTTTATCTTTTTATCGATCCTCATCAAGACGTTTGGTCTCGTTTTACGGGAGGAGACGGGGCGCCCGGATGGACCTTGGAAGAATTGGGAATGGACATCGGAAAGATACGAGATTCCGAAACCGCAATCGTACATCATCACCAGGGAAGAAATTATAGAAGAATGTCCTGGCCTCTCAATTATCAGAAGTATGCGTGTGGAACGATGTTTTCTTTATTCTTCGGAGGAAAAGAATTTGCGCCGGATACAAAGATCGGAGGCAAGAACGTTCAGGATTTTTTACAAGATCATTATATCGATTCCGTACTCAAGATCGTACGAAAATTAAAAAAGTACAAACACGTAGTCGGCTTTGATTCCATGAACGAGCCTTCTCCCGGATGGATCGGTAAAAAGAATCTGGGAGAATTCGAAGCCTTCGGTTTTGGAAAGGTGATCAAAACTCCTCCATTCAAAGAAATGTATTTATCCGAAGGACGTGCGGTTTCTGCGGAACAGGCTTATATGCTCGGATTCTGGAGTCTTCCCTGGGGAAAGGTTCGATTGAATGCGGGAGGAGTTCCGCTTTGGAAACGAGGACATCAATGTATCTGGAGAAATCACGGAGTTTGGGATTACGATCCGAACGGCGCTCCGATGCTTCTCAAACCGGAATACTTCTACAAGAAGAATGGAAGAAAATACGAATTCTATTCCGATTTTATGCAGCCCTTTATCAAGAAGTTCAAGGAAAGAGTTCAAAAAGTAGAAAGTAGATTTCATATTTTTATAGAAAGCGATCCTTCTAAACTCGAATTGGAATGGAAAGAAACTCCCAAAAAGAATCACGGTTCCGTTGTGAACGCGACACATTGGTATGACGTCTCGGTGCTTATGCTCAAACGTTATTTTCCTTGGTTCGGAGTTCACGTCTTCAAAGCAAAGCCTGTTTTTGGAAGCGAGAATATCGATAAGGCTTACGAAGAAACGATTCGTATGATCCGAGATATGTCCGAAAGAAATATGGGAAATTGTCCGACCGTAATCGGAGAAACGGGACTTCCGATGGATTTGAATCAGAGAATCGCGTATCTCAAAAAAGATTACGGAGTTTTAGAAAAAGCTTTGGATCGAATCATGAAGGCGATCGAAAAAAATTTCGTAAACCTTGCACTCTGGAATTATACTCCGGATCATACTCACAGTTTAGGAGATCGTTGGAACGAAGAAGATCTTTCTATTTATTCATTGGATACGCCCGCGGCTTACGACGAAGACGGGGGACGGGCCGTGAAGGCCTTCAGCCGACCTTATCCCGTTCGAACGAAGGGTTTACCCGTGGCCTTGTCTTTTGATATGGAACGTTCTCTATTTAAGTTTTCTTTTCGACAAGAAGGAGATTTATTTCCGGAAACTGAAATCTTCATTCCGGACATTCATTATAAGAATGGCTTTGAAGTTTTGGTGAATGCAGGTTCGTATCAGTACGACGCCCGTGCCAGAACTCTCAAGTTTAAGGGAGAAAAGGGAATTCTACATTATGGAATAACTATTTTACCGTCGAAAAAATCACTTTTCAGGGAACAAGATCGGACTAAAGTGGTTCCGAATACTCAAAAGAGGAAGATTAGATGA